In the Streptomyces sp. BHT-5-2 genome, one interval contains:
- a CDS encoding YtxH domain-containing protein: MRYRLTFVAGLAVGYVLGSRAGRERYEQLRKGAQRIAQNPAVRNTAESAALGGRQAASKAFAVMSDKVGDRLPGPVAERVRSLREQRVADEDDWGTSNT, translated from the coding sequence ATGCGCTACCGGCTCACGTTCGTCGCGGGACTGGCGGTGGGATACGTGCTCGGCAGCCGGGCCGGGCGGGAGCGGTACGAGCAGCTCCGCAAGGGCGCACAGCGGATCGCGCAGAACCCGGCGGTCCGCAACACCGCGGAGTCGGCCGCGCTGGGCGGGCGGCAGGCCGCGTCGAAGGCGTTCGCGGTGATGTCGGACAAGGTCGGGGACCGGCTGCCGGGTCCGGTGGCGGAGCGGGTGCGGTCGCTGCGGGAGCAGCGCGTGGCCGACGAGGACGACTGGGGCACCAGCAACACCTGA